Below is a window of Aedes albopictus strain Foshan unplaced genomic scaffold, AalbF5 HiC_scaffold_417, whole genome shotgun sequence DNA.
CTTGTGATACTAAATTTAGCTCGAGGAACAAAATATAACCGTTGTTATATGTTTTTGGGATATAATGGGCCATCCTTACTGTTCTGGAGCTTAGttaataaaaacaaccactgtaacatgaggtaatttcgtttcagatagtaacgttttaactctcaagggtcacttcatgatagaTTTGTAATAatgtaggtcatccaatctttcatgaAGTACACAAGTTTATGTCTATGCTAGCCTGCAACTCTGAATAGTGATACATGAGGCATTGATAATTAATAATTAGCTAAAATACCTTTGAAATTTACtcattagttgtttttttttgtttttattattttgttccttatttatttttgtcccctcgTCGTACACGATGAGAGGTTTCGGACAtaaaatataaataatatttgcatcgaccTTAGAaacgctaaataaatgaaataggtacaaccattacggttggtaatgttgtgCAATTTAAAACAGCAAAAAAGAAATTATTACAGctgtactgccggtggacgcataattgtcccatgtgcaaaaacagacaatcgagaaaatcgcgtccaaagttcaaaAAAGTAAATTGCCTCAACTATGAAGCATAAGTGTTGAATCGTGTAATAACAtcgaccaattttgaatttgatcACTAGTTTTTGTTTTGGAGCGATTTTAATGTGCCATAGGATTTGCAATGAAACGTggcgcttatgcgtccactttttatttatttattaacttcATCTTTTTAGAATGTGGCATGACTTCATGTAATATATTGCAGCacagtgtgtacgattctgaatgtcctttgtatagtatctgattgtattctgtgagcttcAGTAGGTATAATAGATCAACATAACTATATATaacaaaaacagaaacttcaattgctgtagatgcaagattttaaacatcataatagtttggatgaccccagctgatctgatgatgtTTATTGCACAtttagaagatttactggacctgaaagattacatatcgtagctttgtataatgaaaatagCTACTGTTACagtgttacacccgtagacttcaggatctaaactcaagaaaaatctggatgatctgggatatcccgactgatttgatactttaagaactttcaaaagacttattggacatgatagattacaaatcgtagctttgtataataaatgaAGTTACCGTTTCACGCGTAGTTTTTAGGATCTAAGCTTAagatcagtttggatgacctaagatatcccgactgacctgatactgtctattaaactttcagaaaacttactggacatgatataatACAAATCGTGGCCTTGTATGATAAAAGAAGCTGctattacacccgtagacttgatgatctaaactcaataacagtttggatgatctaggttatcccgactgagctgatactgtctatggaactttcagaagacctactggacatgatagaagaCAAATGGTAGCTTCATATAATCAAAGAAGTCCTgatacacccgcagactttaggatctaaactcaagaacagtttggatgaccaaagaaatcccgactgacctgatactgtctcttgaactttcagaagactcactggacataatagaatacatatcgtagctttatataatgataaaagttaccgttacacccgtagactttaggatctatatccaagaacagtttggatgacctacgatatccagaaaaaatattctgcgccATATTCTCCCTTTtttgctgttgagcaccaaaatcACAGAAATACTTCGCTGTCTGTGAGTGGATTTTTTCCCTTCTTGTTAATCCACATAACTCGTGCATGTGACCAATTCAACAATcaatcaaaaaaatcttttgcaAACACAGCCAAGAATGTATTGCATCACTTTGGGCAATTCGATATCAAACCAATCCTCATGGAACCCATTTTTTATCACTTCATGCACTGACTAACCGAACCTGCGCCGATCCCCGTTGAGTATCACAACATATCTCTAGTACGGGACCACATACTTCCCCGACTGTATCATTGTTCAAACATTGCCAAACACTTTGCGAGCACACCGGAGGGATGCGGACGCCCGCGCCCATAGTGAGACATACTGAAGTCCCGTTCACTTGACTGAGCCAAAAGAGCTGATAACGCGCAGGTGAACGAGCAAACCAACTTTGCAACGGTTCCTAGCAGCGTGTATGATACAAACAAGCCTAGTTCGTAATCTAATCGATTTGAGTCACATAAACCAACACACCAACCGACCAACCGACAGGTCTAATGATGATTCCCGAGAATTCAGGCCGAATCGGTTACGAGTATATCTCCAGAGCACCTTGCACATCGACTGGCCTGCCCGACTGATAAGATAAGGCGCGAAATGTTACTCACTCGATACCGAACCAGCAACTCCCCAGAAAAAGTGGTTCACACAAATTTTCAGTAAAAACGGCGTAAAATAACTGTGTTAAGTCAACATAGAGAGGAGGCTTCTGCAGCTGCCCCACCTACCTTCCCAGTTGTAGTTCGGGTCGTACGAATCCAAATTGGACGAGTAGTAGTCGTAGTTGAGGTAGCGACCCTTCTTGCCATCGGCCTTGGCGGCCCCGGCCTGAGGATCCACCTCGACGGCATCTTCGTCCACTCGCGTAtcctcgccgtcgtcgtcgcccgcGTCGTCCCCGTCAGCCGCCGCAGCAACTACTTCCGTTTTTTCTTCCTGCGGGACAACGACAGACTCGGTTTCCTCTTCCACATTTTCACTCGCACTTTCGACATCGGTTTCACTGGTGACGTCATCGTCACCACCCTCCTCGGCTCTGGCCGGAATTGTCCTGCCCAGCAAGGCCACCGCACAGAACAACAGCACCACCAACTTCCAACGCATTGTTCGTTTCGTAATTActcaaaattcagaaaaattccAACTAGTCTTATTCACCAACTAATTCACCACTTATCCTAACCTTATCTTATCACTTCCACATTTTGACACAATCTGCAGGCGGGCAGAGAGTTCCGTTCGAGTTCGTACCGCTCGGGGCGTTGTCTGCGCGTAGACTGAGCGGTTCGGAGTCGCGGTCCGCGATAGGTTTTCCGTCGCGAAGGTTGCTGAATTGAACCGATTGTCGCGAGATTAGATAAGCGATCGGCTAGGTATCACTTTGTTTTAGTACAACGATACCTGAAGATAGGTGAATCTCTTCGTTCGGTTGAATgggtggaatccatggagttcGGAATTGAACCGAATGCATGGGAATCGGCTTAGAACCCTTGATTACCTGGACTACGTCGGGCTCTTATCCCCATATCAGTTCTGGTAGTTTGATAGGATTTCTGTGTGTAATAAAACATCGTGAATCAGGTAGTTATTCCAAGAATGGGTTGGGCGATTGATTATTCACGGATATGacatacgtgtttttgtgaaattgATTAAAGTGTATAGACTTAATCGGTGTCTTAGAACCCATTTGGATCAAATTTGATCTTGAAAATGCGATATCACTAGTAATGCGATATCACTAGTAATGCGATATCACTAGTTGagataaaagttgaaaaaaaatgtcaaattttttgGGTGGAATACCTACTAAAATAGGACATTTTTTTCAGTTATCGCGGGTCAAATTTGACCCAATTGAGTTCCAGAATCATCGATTTAGTTAACcaataaatttgaaatgtttttgaatGTTTGCTCCAGCATAaatttcacttaaaccctttgcgccacccctaaataacAACTGATatcgctcatttttgcacagctcacttatttcgaccagtagatcactttccacttgtcaaatcatatcccggagagattgcTCAAAATTAGGCCCACCCTAGTGTTCCAGGGGGTCCCAAGTGGTTTCACTGGTTTTCATGGACGttacagagggtttcagagggatttaaaGAGGATTCAtgggatttcagagggtttctagGGCGTTACAGTGGTGTCTCGGggattcaaaggcgttccaggggtatttcagggtttttcatggagtttcaaggGCTTTAAAAGGGAATTTTAATGGAACTCCAGAATGTTTTACGAGATTTCTgggcgttccaaggagtttcacgattgtgggacaaaaggtcgtaggtcaaaaggtcgaaaggtcaaaaggtcgaaaggtcaaaaggtcgaagggtcaaaaggtcgaaataaaaaaaataagtaggacaaaaggtcgaaacgacaagtggtcaaaaggtcgaaaggaaaaAACGACCGAAAATGATCTTAACTCCTTCTAATTGTCTTCTTTCTTATTTAACGTTATCATTGCAACTTGACctgcatcttttcaacttagtgttcttttagaaCTTTCACAGTTATAAAATGAAGGacgttctttgcctgccattgcgttAACTTGTATAACAAGCACAATGTTACACTTTACCCAGGAATTCGACTACATTTCCAGTCCGGAACGGGAATCTATCCTTTAATTTGGGCTTTGTGTAATAG
It encodes the following:
- the LOC134284651 gene encoding protein mesh-like (The sequence of the model RefSeq protein was modified relative to this genomic sequence to represent the inferred CDS: added 147 bases not found in genome assembly), giving the protein MRWKLVVLLFCAVALLGRTIPARAEEGGDDDVTSETDVESASENVEEETESVVVPQEEKTEVVAAAADGDDAGDDDGEDTRVDEDAVEVDPQAGAAKADGKKGRYLNYDYYSSNLDSYDPNYNWEDPNNREQPKDPPNFQKDGSAYSITPARLAQVRRNFWYPFYDQGGPENIG